The DNA window CTAAGCAGGCTCGAGGAGGACATAGTAAGGGCAGTCAACATATTAAAGGCGGCTGACAGCAGGACGCTGGTCATAGTCAATGAGCTCTTCTCCACCACTACGTCAGACGAGGGCTTTGAGCTCGCGAGGCGCTTCGTAAGTGAAATAGCTAGCAGGGGCTCATACCTCATCTACGTCACCTTCATCACTAAGATAGCCACGCTTGAGAACGTGATCAGCCTCGTGGCGCAGGTACAGGACGGGAGGCCGACCTTCAAGATAGTGGAGGGAGGCCCTCCGTCCAGCTACATGGCTGTCCAGATAGCCGCAAGGCACAGGCTGCTTTACGAGGATGTTAGGGGCCACGCCGGACGGTGAGCCCCAGTGATAGAGTTCGACCTCTTGAGGGTAGGCGACGTCCCTGAGGCGAAGGACAAGGAGGACCTGGTGAAGGACCTGGAGCTGGGGAAGATACTGGATGCCGTAGCCCAAAAGGACGAGCTTATTAGGGGCGTATGGAGCCACGTGCTCCTCCTCTCTGGCGCGGACGTAGAGTCCATAAGGTACAGGCAGGAGGCCGTCAAGGACGCCATTCAGAACAGGGACGTCGTTGTAGAGCTGTACAGGTTCACAGGGGACGTCATAACAAGGACTGAGAGGGCGGCGTTCCTCGTGACTTATGACAACCCAGAGCTAGTGGTCCTCGAGACAGCGGCCGGAATGAGGGTGATGATAGACGCCTTTAAGGACCTAAAGGGCATCCTCAGCAGGGCAAGCTTCTCCTCCCAGGCCTTCCAAGGGCTGGTGAACACGATAAGGGAGAACGTGGACGAAAACTTTATAGCGTCTGCAAAGGAGCTGCTGAGCTTTTTTGACATCAGGAACAACACGCTGGAGTTCTCAGTAAAGCTCGGCGCGCATAACACCTTAGTTGACCCGGTAGTTCTGGCCCCCAAGAAGGAGGGCGGCGTAATAAGGAAGCTGTTTAACAGGGAGAGCGCCTATGAGTTTAGGCTGGACCCCCACGATGAAAGAGGGGCGGAGATCCTAGGGGACATAAGGAAGTGGGTTCTCGCCGGCTTAGCGCCGACCATGCTGAACGCCTACGAGCACCTGCTGCAGTTCTTTAAGACCTTGAACGAGCAGCTGGCATTCTTTGTGGGTGCCATAAACCTTCACGACCTCTTCCAGAGGCTTGAGTTGCCCTTAGCCTACCCTGAGATCTCCGAGGGCACGCTGTCGTTCAGGGACCTGCACTGCCTCTCCCTCGCGATTTCGCTTAACAGGAGGCCTGTCCCGAACTCCCTGGAGACCCGTAACGTTAGCGCGTTCATAATAACGGGCGCCAACAGGGGCGGCAAGACTACGTTCCTGAGGTCGGTAGGCCAGGCGATACTGCTGGCGAGGGCCGGGGTCTTCGTGCCGGCCAGCAGGCTGGCGCTGCCGTCGGCCGGGGCCCCCCACACGCACTTCCAGAGGGAGGAGGAGAGGACGATGTCCTACGGGAAGTTCGAGGAGGAGGTGATAAGGTTCAGGAAGCTGGTTGACCTAGTGAGGCCTGGGGACTTCGTCCTAATGAATGAGAGCTTCTCAACCACTAACCAGGTTGAGGCGTCGGAGGTAGCTAAGCAGGTCGTGTCGGCCCTAGTGGACAGCGGGGTGACCGTCTTCTACGTCACGTTCCTGCAGGACTTCATACACCACTTCGTCAAGGAGTATGGTGACAGGGTAGTCCTCCTAACGCCTGAGAGGCTGAAGGACGGAACCAGGACCTTCAGGCTGGTGCGGGGCTCCGTTCAGCCAGGTTACGCGCTTGATATATGGGATAAGCTCTTTAAGCGCGAAAGCAGTGCAGCGAAAGCCCTCTAGATCCCTCACTGTCGCGGCCGCTGCAAGGACATCTTAATTTATTAAAAGGGATAATGTTGATTTTGGGAAAGGCCGTTGGACCCTTGACTAAATGAAGGGCAGGCCCCGCACCTTCAGGGCGGGGAGGAGACCAGATTTGAACTAGAGTGGGATAAGCCGTTCCCCCGCTTTAAAAGGTGGAAGTGAGAGCTGCAAGTAGCGCTAAGAGCGCGCCGTTGCCTTCAGCGTAGAAGGGCCTGAAGTTAAAGCTCTAAGGAGCTGTAGGCCCCGTCTATGCACGAGGCCCCGTAGACCTCCTCCGCCGTGCCGTGAGCGTAGCCCTCCAGCCCCTTCCCCCTCATGCCTGAGGCCAGGAGGGTCATGAAGACCTCCTCCATGTACTCCCTGGGGCTGGCGTTTGAGACGGCCGGGTAGTCAGAGCCGTACATAACCCTCCCTGCCGGGAAGTCCCTAACGACCTCGGGCACCAGCTGAGGGGGCAGGGCTGAGGTGTCAGCGTAGACGTTGTCGAACCTCCTGGCTAACGACATGGTCTCCTCGAAGAAGACGCCCGGCGCTATGGCGCTGTAGCCTCCCGCGTGGGCTATGGTAACCACCGCGTCCCTATGCCTTGAGAGGACCGGCTCAAGCTTCGAGGGGTCACCGTACTTGCAGTACCTGGGCAGCTCCCATATGCCTGGGTCGCAGCCGCCGTGCACTACCACCGGCACCCCCTTGGCCTCCGCCACCTTGATGACGCTCTCCACCTGCTCGGAGTCGAGCCTCTTAAGGAAGAGCGTCGATATCACCTTGAAGCCCCTGAACCCCCTCGCTATTGCAGCCTCGAGCTGGGCCTCCAGC is part of the Acidilobus sp. 7A genome and encodes:
- a CDS encoding amidohydrolase family protein, translated to MRADVPVECVIDAHVHMPVVKEVGEFNSYVRGLVESGVRGAVILGIPPFRDVLADIPIDEVRAEHERVRGLIERLARDIMDQLEPEALYLSAVKLAESFCSFARHSQAAVSANFPVLFPANLSLPPDELEAQLEAAIARGFRGFKVISTLFLKRLDSEQVESVIKVAEAKGVPVVVHGGCDPGIWELPRYCKYGDPSKLEPVLSRHRDAVVTIAHAGGYSAIAPGVFFEETMSLARRFDNVYADTSALPPQLVPEVVRDFPAGRVMYGSDYPAVSNASPREYMEEVFMTLLASGMRGKGLEGYAHGTAEEVYGASCIDGAYSSLEL